The genome window AATTTTGTTGAACTCAAATCACTTATAAAAATGTTTAAgcgaaattaataataatactatCATTCGTCAAGGTCAAGTATAATGCATATGAGATAGTCCAACGGTGACTCCACGAGTCATTTGATTCTAACTACGAGTAATCCATTTCTACTTGGGCCTCATTACCAACTTTAATACTAAATATCACGACCAGGGtctaatgggttaattgatctgccAACTTTGTTGAACTCAAGCCACTAGTCAAAATATTTaggctaaaattaataataatatacttattAATCATAAGATAAGGCACCTGTGTATAAGAGGagtttatgtcaaaatcataataaatagccTCATCACTAGCAAGAAATGAAGTGCTTACCATCACCATATGTTCCAGGTCTCGTCAAGAAACAATTGTGTTTCCTTCGTATATAGTACATTCAATGACGATAGATGTACAATCCCTTAGTCCCACTTCATTAGTAAGACCATCCATAGGAGGACGAGGCCCTTTTGTGGGTTCGAGCCAATCAATCAATAACTCACACAGGAACGCACTCCTCTCGATGGGACAAAATTCAAAGCTTAGATGTCCCTCATATACAAGGTCTAAGCGACCTTTAAGCTCTACCACCAGACCCTTCATTTGTCTGTCAGTTCGATCGTATAAATAATGTGAGATTAATAGATTGGTTTACGAAGATTGATCATTGAGATTGTAATAATCTCAAATCCTTAATGGTTCAACTAGGTATTATCGTCGAGCCCCTCGGTTGGCGTAAAAACTATTTGTCAAGAAATCATTGCAAATTGTCAAAAACCAAATTAAATTGAATTAAACATTATAACTAAGGTGGCACAcctacataatttttttttttgtgtagttAAATTAGGAGACTAGTTTAGCCTGCAAATGATTATGTTTTAAGTTAAAATTTAGTgtgtatttatttttatatatttttaatttttttataaaatttcataataattcaaTATCATTTGGTTAGCTAGAATAACGAAGTAAAAATTTTTCGGAGATTTTTGTGATGCTTTGATTGATACTAACTAGTTCATTTGGTTATAcagtgaattattaaaaaaattgatgatgaaatttagataaatttttaTGTTGAGTATAGTCTATTCTATAAGAGATTTTATCAaattttttctatgaattattgctatgaattattataaattaataattcaaGACGTAGAGTTCTTAATTAAGACATCTCATAGCCCTTTGCTCCCAATTTGATGTGTCTCGCTTCGTAACACACTTAGATCATTAAGGAACATGATTTTTCATTGACATCATCATTTTTTAGTTCAATCAGGTAAACATAagtttaattcactataaaataatAGTCATATAAATTATCGTATGcataaagtattttgaaagaatgTTTTGGTTGATATGATCGTCATTAGCTAATCATGAGTTAAATATGAATTTATGTATgctataagtataaaaatatatgaattataataaaaatatcttgtatacatgtatatgtgatGGCGTATGGTGTGAGAGTGCACATGTTTTCTATGACGTGTAGTGTGAGAGTATACAAATATGTTACGACGTGCAATACACGAATATGTTATGGCGTGCGATGTGAGAATGCATGTATGTATTATAACGTACGATGTTGGAGTGCACGTATGTATTATGACGTGTGGTATaagagtgcacatatatattataacatGCGATGTgggagtgcacatatatattatgatgtgtggTATAAgagtacatgtatatattatgatgacaTATGATATGGGAGTGCACACATATAGTATGATATGAGGTATATAAGTGCATAACTTTGTTATATTTCCTCTATGTGCATATAAACATTTGAATTATTTCAACATAGAATTTTATCTGCTTATTGTACATATACTATGTTATAGGATTATGCTTGCTAAAGAAGTCATAGGATGAGATATCTATCGTTAAATATCTTATGTCAAGGATCTTGAAATATGTATGTTaatctaaataaaattataaaggctTATACTTACTAAGTAATTATTcactataaattttattttgcatATAAGGATATTAGCATCCAACCTAAGTGATTAGATAGAAAAATGAGCATGTGCAAGTCCATGCCAACGTAGATATGAACGACGATATGTGAGCATTTTATGTATATAACTTTTAGATATGTTATgtttattgtttttcttttggttAAATGTTATAATCATGTATATGTATCAATAATAATATTGTGTATAGGGAAACCCTATCATTTTATttgtaagttagcatattttaattttaagattaccTACTTTTCGTTATAGTCCTATTGATagcaataataaaaatttaaaatatgacatcCTACATTAATCATGCATATGAGGTATGAGAGCAATTAGGAGTAGTATATTATAGTAACGATAGATCGCATTAGTGGATGTGAACCACTCCGACATCTATTATAAAAGTCAAAACCTAAAGCGACAAGAGTTGATGGCACGCACGACACACTACCCATGAAACATCATATGATGAAGATACGATTAAGTCCAATCATAAAACAACCCCTAATGATGACACAACCAAATTTAATTATGAATCATCCCCTAACAACGAAGTCGCTACCGAATTCGACCATCAAGTGTCACCCAAAGAAGAAGACGTGATCTAATATGATCATCAAGTGTCTCATAACAATAATGAGATCAAATTTAGGCATGCAATATCCTAACAAGGACACAATCAATTCCAACTATAAAGAGTTCCCTATAATAACATAACATGATCGATTTTGATCATAAAACATTCCCCAATGATAAACAAACTCGATCATAAAACGATGATATAACACATGCAGCCGACATCATATTTCAAGCAGATCCATGTGTCAAAATAGGATGTGGGAACAAATGATACGAGTGCTTTGACACATTAAGTCATCTCCTATTGGGTTGATTATCCTAATGTAATTGTTCAAAAAGTTAATCCCCACGGCAACTTCACACTGTAAAAAACCTCTCCGATGTATCCTCAATCCCATCCGAGAAAAAACCCTTCTCCCAATCGAAACTCCATACTAACTTTAAGCATCAATTacgccacccccccccccccaccccataATCTTTTGTTGAATTCTTTATGATCTCCTGCACACCCCCAACTTGTGGCAATCTCGACAATCGAACTCGGATCGGATTTGAGTCCACACCACTTCTCGGACGACAACAGACCCAACATATTTTGCATTACATCCTTTGTGTGAGAATCTCCAAAGTCAAACCCATATTAGATCCCAGTCCGCATCACACGTGGGTGGCACAACCAATCCAACACGTGTCAAACAACCAGAATCAAGCTGCCTCAATCGAGCGAAAGATTCGATCGTATTGTCAGCACGATTGATTCAATAAATCCAACGCAAGGAACAACAGGCAGCATGGAGTGAACAGGGAGGATCAACCATCAATGCTGCGACTCCCATGAAACATTTAGGTATTTGGGAACCCAGAAGAAGGAACGTTACAGAGAAACAAAGAAACATCTAGCAGCCATACTCCCATAAAACAATTTAGATATTTGGGAACCCAGAAGAAAAAACGTTGCAAATAAACAAAGAAACATCGATCAGGCCATACCCCAGACTCTGCCAAAAGTTGCAGGGACGAACACCCGGTAGACATTAAAATGGCATGTTGCTCGCTGCACCAAGTTCTCTCAAATTCTTGGCCTGAAAAGATCATCAAAACCACAGCATGGGATCATCAATGCTGGGATCGCCAGGAATTCAGGAAGCTGCATTATGATGTCATAATGCCGTAAAAGTATAAACTTTATGCAAATTATGCAATGAGATATTGCTACGTTTATGATAAAGTAAGACCGACGGTCTTAGAGGTTTTTTTATTCAATTACCTTTTCCTTCTTTCCAAAACATTCAGTGAATATGCAGGCAATGAAATCAAAAGGAACCAAGTTGGAAGTCATCTTGGAGAATGAAACCACCGCTACAACTACTTGGATCCATCGACTTAAAAAGActtgttcataataaattttaattatcagGATTATCAAAACCATCGAAAATTTCCCATTTCATTATACCAGCTATTATCTGAATGAATGGTTTTTAACATGTCCAAGGATTTTCCTCCAATATAAAATGGAGAATTTATGATCAAACAGCTAACTATCCTCAATATATACCAGAACCTGGTGCAAAATGCTTTTTATAAGGCAGTGGAATAATGAAAGAACGTCTGTCTCAGGGGCAAAGAATCAAATTtcaatgaaagaaaaagaaacatcaaCTGAAAAGAAAAAGGACAGTAAAGAAAAGGCAAAAACCCAAGGATGGATGGGCAGTTGTCAGAAATggtctgataaaaaaaaaaatccaacttcCACCGTGATGCCATGCAAAAATACCCATGTCAAGCAGAGTCATCCTTGGTCATTCGAAGAAAGTTgaacatgaaaaaaataaaaataaaaagagaaaaaagaaacacaCGCAAGTACCTGAATTCCAAGCAAGGTGGATGGAGCTGACCTTAACGTCATACAACAGGCTCCTGCCACGATAGCATTTCAACACTATTCAGCATGCTAAGCTGGCAAAAAGTTACCAATATGCAAGAACAAGAAACCCTGAGTTATCATCAAGTGATTCCAGTGTGACATAACTTTCTATGTAAAAAGTTCAGCATAAGGGGCATTTAAGGAAAACAAAAGGTCACAAGAGCAGTTTATGAAAATGCATCTTCCTTCTGATCAGTACTAATAGACAATGCTGAAAAGTTCTGCTAGTGCATGAGAAAAAAACTCAAAGCCTCCTTGCAGAAAATAATTAATAGGATAGGGGACCTGAAGAATTATCTTCTCTGGAATATAAAACCTGCATCAGTTAGCTAGCAGATTAGAAAGAAAGATTCTGTAGTACATAGATATTGCACGCTAAACAAGATCTTTGATAGCAATATATCAAGCCATAACAGTAAGCTTGTTCTCTTGGAGGAACATATTCATATCAGCAATACGACTTAAGGAAACAACATCATCCGAATTGTAAATCTGCATTACAAAACCATAAAGTTCATCAGCATAGATAAGTTTCAAGCATCAAACTAGCAAGAACGTAAGTCTAATATTATGAATTACATCCCAACAGATTTATAATCTCAGATAACTAACATATGAGAATAACTGGACGAAGAAAAGTTCTGCTTGTTTGACAAAAAGCTTATCTCTTTCTCCCACCACGTTCCCTCAGAGCAAGGGTTAGAGTTTCTCCAGGGCCAATGTTATAATAAGCAAGGGTAAGATTATCCTTGAGAAAACCAGCGCGACCACTCAGTTTCTGTTTATTAGCAGGAAGCTGAACCTCTGCCGCAATCTTCTCCTTAAGACTGCCAACAGTCTCGGATAAAGACTGTACTGCAATCTCCAGAAGCTGACCTTTCAAGTTTCCTTCATCCACATTTGGAACAGATACAGAAATCCGGCTGGATCCCTGAGAAAATGAAAGGTGGGTTTAGCAATGTAATAAATACTTGTCATTAAAGTGAAAAATCAATAAACATAATTAAAAGAGATACCGGATGCTGGGCAAGGAACTGATCCTCTGCCATGAGTGAAACATCATCGACTCTTTGCCGTTTTGGTTCAGGTTCATCTGGTAGCGGTGGAGCTTCCTCTGGGGGAGGAGGTGGCGGCATTCCTTGTGGTGGAGGTGGCGGGGGAACCATTGGCATGTTAGGCGGTGGCATAGGCAATGGAACAAAAGGTCGAGGAACTACCAATGGTGTGAACTGGGATCCAGGAGGTGGAGGTACAGGGATGCTGGGAGGGTTCACCATAATTGATTGAGATAATGGCTGCTGACCCATCATAACATGCTGCGATGACGAGGTCATAGGCATAGGTGAAGGTCCAGGCCTCATGGATGGAATCATTGGGATGATTCCAGGCCTTGGAGGTGCAACAAGACCCCCACCAGCAGAAGGAACAGAATATTGGACTTGGTTTGGGGGGAATCGAGGAATATTTAACGCCAATCCAGGTGGTGGAGGTAGTGGGCGGACAAATGGTACCCCAGGTCTTGGTGCAGGTGCAGGACCTGGAAGTGTCCTCAAATCATTGTTATTAGCGTCAGTTTGTTCCTCACCAGAAAAACCCTGTGATAAGGCTTGGGTGGCAGTGCGTCCAATACTGCCTGAGTGCCCATCCCATATGACCTGCTTTGGCTGCTCATCtttctttttctcaatctctgccTTGACAGCATTGGAGACTTCTTCTtcagtggtaccaaaaatatcgggaCGAGTTCGTGCAAGCCCAACAATATTCCTAGAGATCTCATCATCCGGAGCAAGAGTTGTCTCCCGGATTTTGGCCATCATCCTCTCTTTCTGCTCCTTGTATTTGGGGTCTATGAGTGAAATGCGCATGTGCTCGGCCATCTCATTAATAGGAATAAGCTCATTGGTAATTGGTGAAATCACAAACTTGGTTGGATCTCTTTCAGCAGCTATCCTCTCCTCAGGTCTCTTCCAGTTCTTCACTATCCTCATAGGAGGCTCAGGCTCATCACCGGATGCCCTTGCTTCTCTCTTTTTCTCATCCGCACCATTCTTGTCAAGTCCTGTAGCCTTCATGCCTTCCACCACAAGCAGCATCTCATCTtcatccatctccatctccatctccttcCCTGGTTCAACTGTTTGCATTGGTTCCTCCTCATCCAATGACGATATCTTGCTCCTCCTAATGACTTCATCCAATGTCATTGGTAAGGGAAGCTCCTCATCCTCGTCATCAGCAAACTCAATGgtttcaacaacaacaaaatcatgCCAATCAATCATGGCCATTTGCAGCCTTTCTTGCTCGATCTCATCCTCAGCCTTCTGCCTAGCCTGTTCCTGAGACCGCTCCCAGTCAAGACGGTGCAAACACCTCTCGAGCACTGTAGTCAAATCACTGGTGCTTTTCCGCAGCTTTTCTGTCAGTCCCGTTGGAGGCATCAGCACCTTTGAGTATGCATCTGTAAGAGTCGTGAAGAATGTGAACATGCTGTGGGTCGGTTTCAAGAAATGGAATTGCGGGTTGCTCATCTCTCGGCTTGTGAGGTTTGTCAAGAAGTTCTTCCCATTCCGAGCAACGAACTGTGCAGTGAGCTTAATGATATCCAACTCCTCCCCAGTGATCCCTTCTGGGAGCCTAACTGTGTACTGCTCGGCCTCAGGGGGCTCAAGAACCTTCTTTGGAGGAACTCTAAACTGAGCTGCAAGGTCAACCTTGGCTGTAGCCTCTTCAGGAGGTGCAGTTGCAGCTGCGGGGGCAGCCGAGCCATCAGAAGGTGCGGGGGCAGGTTCTGATGGCTGAGAGGAGTCTTCGGATGGCTGCTGAGGGGCAGCCTGGACCAGGGCGCGGTGCTCCGAGACCTTGTGCTGGTAGTAGGCATGGTAAGGGTCCGA of Musa acuminata AAA Group cultivar baxijiao chromosome BXJ2-3, Cavendish_Baxijiao_AAA, whole genome shotgun sequence contains these proteins:
- the LOC103976980 gene encoding probable splicing factor 3A subunit 1, translating into MLAPILSLPAPPADGNLGPIPLAQVSNDSSANKSQEQKEQSPPAPAPAPVATHTKTIGIIHPPPDIRVIIDKTAAFVAKNGPEFEKRILANNAGNNKFNFLTASDPYHAYYQHKVSEHRALVQAAPQQPSEDSSQPSEPAPAPSDGSAAPAAATAPPEEATAKVDLAAQFRVPPKKVLEPPEAEQYTVRLPEGITGEELDIIKLTAQFVARNGKNFLTNLTSREMSNPQFHFLKPTHSMFTFFTTLTDAYSKVLMPPTGLTEKLRKSTSDLTTVLERCLHRLDWERSQEQARQKAEDEIEQERLQMAMIDWHDFVVVETIEFADDEDEELPLPMTLDEVIRRSKISSLDEEEPMQTVEPGKEMEMEMDEDEMLLVVEGMKATGLDKNGADEKKREARASGDEPEPPMRIVKNWKRPEERIAAERDPTKFVISPITNELIPINEMAEHMRISLIDPKYKEQKERMMAKIRETTLAPDDEISRNIVGLARTRPDIFGTTEEEVSNAVKAEIEKKKDEQPKQVIWDGHSGSIGRTATQALSQGFSGEEQTDANNNDLRTLPGPAPAPRPGVPFVRPLPPPPGLALNIPRFPPNQVQYSVPSAGGGLVAPPRPGIIPMIPSMRPGPSPMPMTSSSQHVMMGQQPLSQSIMVNPPSIPVPPPPGSQFTPLVVPRPFVPLPMPPPNMPMVPPPPPPQGMPPPPPPEEAPPLPDEPEPKRQRVDDVSLMAEDQFLAQHPGSSRISVSVPNVDEGNLKGQLLEIAVQSLSETVGSLKEKIAAEVQLPANKQKLSGRAGFLKDNLTLAYYNIGPGETLTLALRERGGRKR